From Streptomyces sp. NBC_01754, a single genomic window includes:
- a CDS encoding RrF2 family transcriptional regulator, with product MRMGEGVEWGLHCCLALAWLEGEEPVSTAKFAAWFGLPPAYLNKRLQALVRAGILSSTAGARGGFRLARPPERITLMDVVTAIEGPEDVFRCTEIRQRAVEEESAEPVEEFQRPCGVAAAMRRAELAWRRELAGQSVADLMAAAPAGAADRNRRRYARMSR from the coding sequence ATGCGGATGGGTGAGGGAGTCGAGTGGGGCCTGCACTGCTGTCTGGCGCTGGCCTGGCTCGAGGGCGAGGAACCGGTGTCGACGGCGAAGTTCGCGGCGTGGTTCGGCCTGCCGCCCGCGTACCTGAACAAACGCCTGCAAGCCCTGGTCCGGGCGGGCATCCTCAGCTCGACGGCCGGGGCCAGGGGCGGCTTCCGGCTGGCCCGCCCGCCGGAGCGGATCACGCTGATGGACGTGGTCACCGCCATCGAGGGGCCGGAGGACGTCTTCCGCTGCACCGAGATCAGGCAGCGGGCGGTGGAGGAAGAGAGCGCGGAGCCGGTCGAGGAGTTCCAGCGGCCCTGCGGCGTCGCCGCCGCGATGCGCCGGGCCGAACTGGCCTGGCGCCGTGAGCTCGCCGGACAGAGCGTCGCGGACCTGATGGCGGCCGCGCCCGCCGGAGCCGCCGACCGCAACCGGCGCCGCTATGCCCGGATGAGCCGCTGA
- a CDS encoding MFS transporter, with amino-acid sequence MSDVSVSSNRPAVGRESTGPGGLSSTLVLALGTFAVGTDAFVVAGFLPSMADSLHVSAAQAGQSVTVFAGAYAVLSPVLATATARLPRRTLLVLALLTLGVANLCSALAPNFAVLIASRVLAAAGAAAYTPCAGAVSAALVRPELRARALAVVVGGLTVATALGVPLGNLASHWLGWRTALALVAALCLLVAVWLRMITPVLPGNARVPLRIRLAVLRRPAVLAVLPLTVLGMGACYTAYAYSVPALEAVGVPEGALLWMLFLYGLGAVIGNLAAGYATDRWGSVRVLTAGYVCMVLALGLLAGLAAADVPPRVAVGLLVLLWGASSWCQTPPQQHRLIEVAPQEAPLVVSLNSSSIYLGIGLGTVLGGLTLPAGMTTVYGLGAALAFAALIFLRITARSAARAD; translated from the coding sequence ATGTCTGATGTCTCTGTTTCGTCCAACCGTCCGGCCGTCGGACGGGAGTCGACCGGGCCCGGGGGACTGTCCTCGACCCTGGTCCTGGCCTTAGGCACGTTCGCCGTCGGCACGGACGCCTTCGTGGTCGCCGGGTTCCTGCCCTCCATGGCCGACTCCCTGCACGTGTCGGCGGCGCAGGCCGGCCAGTCGGTCACGGTGTTCGCGGGCGCCTACGCCGTCCTCTCGCCGGTGCTCGCCACCGCCACCGCGCGCCTGCCGCGTCGGACCCTGCTGGTGCTCGCCCTGCTCACGCTCGGCGTGGCCAATCTCTGCTCCGCCCTGGCACCGAACTTTGCCGTGCTGATCGCCAGCCGGGTCCTGGCAGCCGCGGGCGCCGCCGCCTACACGCCCTGCGCCGGTGCGGTGAGTGCCGCGCTCGTCCGCCCCGAACTCCGGGCCCGCGCCCTGGCCGTGGTCGTCGGGGGCCTCACCGTCGCCACCGCGCTCGGGGTGCCCCTCGGCAACCTGGCCAGCCACTGGCTGGGGTGGCGGACCGCCCTCGCTCTGGTGGCCGCGCTGTGCCTGCTCGTCGCCGTCTGGCTGCGGATGATCACGCCTGTACTGCCCGGCAACGCGCGCGTGCCGCTGCGCATCCGGCTGGCGGTGCTGCGCCGTCCGGCCGTACTCGCCGTGCTGCCCCTCACCGTCCTCGGCATGGGAGCCTGCTACACCGCCTACGCCTACAGTGTTCCCGCCCTCGAGGCGGTGGGCGTCCCTGAGGGCGCGTTGCTCTGGATGCTCTTCCTCTACGGCCTGGGCGCCGTCATCGGCAACCTCGCCGCCGGCTACGCGACCGACCGCTGGGGTTCCGTCCGGGTCCTGACGGCCGGTTACGTCTGCATGGTGCTCGCCCTCGGTCTGCTGGCCGGGCTCGCCGCCGCCGACGTCCCGCCGCGCGTGGCGGTCGGCCTGCTGGTCCTGCTCTGGGGAGCGAGCAGTTGGTGCCAGACGCCCCCGCAGCAGCACCGGCTCATCGAGGTCGCACCCCAGGAGGCCCCCCTGGTGGTCTCCCTGAACTCGTCCTCGATCTACCTCGGCATCGGCCTCGGTACCGTACTCGGCGGCCTCACGCTCCCGGCCGGAATGACGACCGTGTACGGCCTGGGTGCCGCCCTGGCGTTCGCGGCCCTGATCTTCCTGCGTATCACGGCACGCTCGGCCGCCCGAGCGGACTGA